The DNA sequence ATATATGACTCAACCTAAGGGGTGTGTGGTGGATGGTCAAGAGAACAAAGTGTACATACTTTTGAAATCCCTATATGatttaaaacaagcacctaaacAATGACATGCAAAGTTTAATGAGACTTTACTTGTTGAtggtttttctagtagtgatgttGATAGATGTGTGTATTCAAAGTCTATGAATGATGATCATGTTATTATATGCTTatatcactactacaaaatttACTTTTTGCATTGTTAgaataacatcagttttctataAAACCGTTGTAAACCAAAACGTGGTGGCATAATCGTAAATAACATGATTTCGTCAACACCGATTTtactaaaaaccgatgttaacattgatacttTAATGTCGGtagtttcaacatcgattaataattaatattaaaagtccttaataaccaatataaaaagcctattttctagtagtgtatgtggatgacatgcTTATTTTTGGTACATGCAATGGTATAGTTTTTTAAACTAAATCTTTCTTAGCATctaaatttgatatgaaagacaTGGGTGAAGCAAGTGTTATTTTgggatttaaaattataaggaaaaGAGATAGTATATTACTATCGTAAGAGCATTATGTTGAGAAACTTCTTAGGAAGTATAAATATTGTGACTTTAAGTCAGTGGGTATCCCTTATGATGTTAACCctcaattaaagaaaaatagaggagAACCAATTGCTCAAACTTAATATGCCCAAATCATTTGGAGCTTACTGTATTTGATGAACTTTTCTAGACCTGATATTGTATATGTAGTAGGTAGATTGAGTAGATATACCCATAGTCATAATCAAGACCATTGGGATGCACTTACTAGACTCATGAGATATATGAGAGGTACCATGGATTATGGTATTGAATATAATGAATTTCCCGCAGTACTTGAAGGATATAGCGATGCTAACTGGATATCTGATTCAGACAAAATCCTCTAGTGATTATGTGTTTACTCTTGGTGGTGGTGAGATAGCTTGGAGATCAGTTAGACAAACTATTATTGCTAGATCAACAATGGAGTCAGAGTTTGTTGCTCTAGAAATGGTTGGTAGTGAGGTTGACTGGTTGAAACCAACCCCATCAATATCTATGCTTGTGATTCCCAGTCAACGATAATTATGGCTAAGAATAAAACATTCAATGAGGAAAAACAGACACATACAACTTAGACATAATTTGGTCAAGTAGCTGCTAAAATATGGAACAATTTCCATAAATTATGTGAAGTCAGAAGGAAACTAAGCAGATCCTTTGATAAAACCCCTAAGGAGGAATATGATATTAGAAACATCGAGGGGAATGAGACTTAAGCCATTTGAAAACAAACAAGTGATGGTAATTCAACCTTTGTGATCGGAGATCCCATGAAGAAGGTTCATATGGGTAAAAACAAGTCACTTGTCAGTTCTGCTAATactcaaattgatttttatcaaTTTCCTTTTAGTCCCTTCCTATGGTGTGAGAAAGTGTTAGAGTTGCATTAATAAGAAGATAAACTTTATAGTAAACTATATGCGTTTAAGAAAGCTTTACATCTTATAAagtttttaatgattttcataTCCCTTATGGGTGGTGTATGATTTGCAGCATGCACTTGATAAAATCATCTATATGAGTGTCAAGTGGGCCCGCTTGCATGAGATCTTGGCGAGATCTCTAGAGTACTAATGAATATTGGACACGCGCATGGCCTAGTAGCATAACACAACGATAACAACAAAGACTGTGGGGGTGTCTTGTGATTGATAGACCACTATCACACACTAAGTGTTTTTGGTTCATATAGCTTGCTATACCAACTACACTGTGTGTTCAGTCTTTATTTGTCTAGGTTTGATTCATATAGCTTGCTATACCAGGTCCGATGCATTACAACTCATGTTAATCTaggaattttcttttatttattaaacgtaatttattcttttgaaatatGTGAGAGATTTTGATAACTaacttaatttgtttttgaacattgaagattttgtaaatattttctttgaccATTCACAACAATTAATTGATGATATCTTTTAACTATGATTTCACCGTATATTTGTTTAACTAACTAACACTCAACCAAATACAATAACCACAACTGGCATGCTCATTGCACCTAGCTTGTACATATATTACAAAAGCAAGTGCATGAAAAGCTCCAAGGAATTAATTGTCAAAATGCCAAGGACCACATATATAAACCTTTCCTGGGTACACATAATATATTCTTTTGGCATTTTtgtttccaaaaaataaaaataaaaatatgggtGCTATCCTCGGAGGTTTACGTGAGaccacaaataaatattttagataaatgaTTGTCACACTACATAAAATTCAATCACATTCATGATTTTCGACTTcagcaaaaacacaaaaaacttCATTATTCTTAGggaaattaattagttaacccAAGAACTTAGAGCGTCCTAAAttagtttctttattttattttatcagtgGAGTGGAATGAACAAGAAAGAGTGATAATACTTATACGAGATATGCAATGCAACTGTGTAAATGACGTGAACGAGTAACACATTTTTCATATTCCCCAACTAAGAACGGTGCGTTGACCAGGTACGCGTTCATATCAAGAGAAAGgagaaaattttatgtttttttggaaggcaaagatGGTATGTGTATACTAATATAAAGACTACACAAGATCGATGTACAGTTAGTTtacttacataaaaaaaaaggatttcagATATATATACATTAATTGCTAACAAAAGACTAGATGtgatcaaaatatatatgtgtctcCAACTGTCTCAGTTGTTTAAATACAATAAAAGATTGATAAACGAAAAAAAGATTATCTTTATGGTGTTCAAAATCCCCCCGCATCAAATTGTTGTTCTCTAAAAGCAATTCTGTTTCTCCAGTTCCATTGGCACCAACAAGTTACATGCCATAGAAAGCATCTTCATCTTTGATTCTTCCTTTCGCAAGCATATAAGCCAAACAGTGTATAAGCTGTGAAAGCCTTCAGGAATGACCATGTTCACCCCCATCCATCTAAAGACCTCATACCAAATCTAAGTTGTCACGGGACATAAGATAAACACAAATGGTTGTTTAATactcattaaaatatataatgcggtaatatataattaaaaataagaactcTTGTATACTTATATAGttgttcatttttaataaaattggaTATCAACAATTAAGATTACATATGAAATCATTGATATATAGTATAATTCTTTGTGTAACTTATATAGATGtatatgaattaatttatcCCTTCACACACACATGCATGCAGTGGCAAACCTATGTGCAGTTACAAAATGCGTGTGGAGATACAGAAAGGAATTGAAATGGATGGCTGTTGAGTGTTGACAATAACGACTAATATTATAGcgtatttatttttggtttgaaATGGTGTTCAATATACATCAATCAAACGGTGTTCAATACTACTACAATTTACTAATAACTTTCCCCTTTCGGAAAGTGGGAGAACGTGTGCGTAAAACACACCCTACCCTatccaaagaataaaaaattttgtGCGTGGATTCTAAGGCTGCTATGATATGATACGGTGTTTATCGATGTCACGAATATCTTACAAAGTcagtaatttaatcatttacaGCACAGCTAGCAGATCTACTAGTAGAAGTAAAGTCGCACACGGCGGGTgaacaattttctataaatcaagatgaaaactattttttattctgaatgagaagaaaaatgaaagaatttgaatCAAATGGTGATGTACatgtcttctttcttttctattttcaccATAACTTGGGCtcacactatttttttattagaatttcatcatatcatttagttttttattgtGAGAAAACATGATCCTTATTAGTTTTTATCCGTAGAACTAAATAATATGtaccaaaaattcaaaatagttatAATCACTAACATTTTGTtcaactaaattaaatttcattgatATATTATTCTTATATAAAGCCGATTAAACAAAAAGACGAATAATAATAATGACTAAGAAAATAGATGGACAATATCTTTCTGGATAAAGTCCATCGCATTAAGGCTAAATCTTTTATTCTCTCAAATAAGTTGGCGGCCAATCAAAATTCCTCATATCACATCAATTATATGACAATGATTAATTTTGGAAGGAGCAAACATGATTCTCACTAATTTCTTCCGGTGAACACACCTTAAATTTATGAGAGAATTTGAGTTTGATCTTATCAAtcataataattagttttcaattcctttaattatttagccGTGCAAATCTGTGCAAATCTGTTATTTCCAATTCTGATTTGTTGAGAATTATTAGGAGATTGGTAGCTTGATTCACTACATATTAGGGCTGTTCACTTGTATATATATCACTGTAAACTAATATCaaattcatcaataaaagttacaAACTTATTCCTCTATAGATCTCATTAGAATACACCCTATAGGAGAGACAATAAGTCACTTTGTTAGTTAATGACTGTAGTTACTTGATAGAATAAACTCTATAAATGGAGTATTAGTATACCagattaaatcattttattcaATATGATTTCCTTTGAATTTTACTCTCAATTTTCAAACTCCCaagcttcctttttctttcctcctCATCCTTTGATAACCAATAGTCACAGTTGAATGGACTCCAAAGATGATCAATTGCAAGTCCTCCTAGAGAACAACCAGCCGCATCACAAATAAATTATACCCTTCTGGGTAACAGATTAAATGTGTAGtcacacttttcttttcttttcttttcttttttttgtatgaGGAATGTGGACGACATTTAAATTTTCAGAAATTATTTAAggattctaaaattttatacaaGAGTTTAGAAACTATAGctaaaagaaaactaaatgGAAGAGGTGAATTAGATTCATGGATGATGATGAATGGCATCTGCATCAATCATCATATGAAGAATGAGGAGAAGCAGTGCAACCAGGATCGAATGGATCTTCAGAACCACAGCAATGCCAATACTGAAAAACTTTGCCAGAGTCAGGAGTATTCATTGTGCCCCCTTCATACACACTCTCAAACTTTCTCTTAGTTTCTCCTGTGAGGAAGATAGAAAGAGATATGAATCAGGGCCAACTTAAATCCAAAATCCGAATAGTAACGCAAATGAATAACataatattgaaatttgaaatgcaCAAATTTTCGTCAATGTAATGGTTAGACGAAATTCGTAAGGTGTACAATTTGTCCCGATAAGGATTACACAAGATTTGCTTCCACTTTAGACTCAGTAGCAAAGTCTTTCACTAAAATACTTGTATGAGAAATTAGCCTTCTAATTGCATAACCCCACATCCGAGCTTGAGGTGTTAACGTCTTCATAATAGATCCTTCTTTGATCTCAGCTTTGCTAATAGTTTAATTTCCTTTGTTTAGACTTTAGACTCACATTATGGCTCTGTACTGCCAGAAGAAACCATGTTTTGGCTAGTTTTTTTGGCTACAGAAAACTCTATTTTAAGAGTGAAATCATAGGATCAATAAGGCAATAAGACATTAGTTCCAAAATCAGAAGTGCCTCATCATGAATGCCAATGAATCTAAATTACTCTTTGAGCTTTGTCTGCAGAAAATACAAATATGCTGCCTAACAGCACAGgctctagataagataagaagaTTTTTTGCTCTCCTTCCCTGcagcattatatatatatataatttgttagtTAATTTTGCTCAGAGCAGATCACAGTCTGGATTTACACCGAACACCTGAGTAACATTCAGACCTACATACTGAAAAGCTACAGATTAATGACATGCTATTTGAACAGGAACCACCGAGTAACATAGGCCTCATATCTATATTCCGTTCCCCCCcgaaattaagaaaatgaatggGTTTTATAGGCGTATGCTACATGTCCCAACTCCCAACTAATCAGTTGAGTCATCTTAATTTTCATAGTAATAGTCCTGGTCCTATTTAAGGATGAAAGATGTTTCCATAGAGAAGTAGCTTTCACGTTCCAACGAAAAGAAAGTAGTTAAGGACCCAATCTCCCAGAAGAAAGTGAACTAGGAAAGACATTGTGATAgctttaaagaattaaaagggTTAGAAGATAGCTGTGGTAATTATATCCCACGATAACCAATCTACTTAGTGGAAGCCCATCTATACCTCTCAACTCTCAAGTCTCTAGTGTATCACTAACTCAGAAGTCAGAACTTTAGCTAATAAGGAATTAGGTATTCACGATATAAATATTGGATATAACAAGTGATAATGGTTTTTATACCTACATTCAAGCCCTTGATATCGGGTTTTGAAGTAAAGAATTAAAGATAACCAATATATATAACTTAGCCATACTTTTGTCAGCCAAAACAAGTAAAAACCTCCATGAAAGCAGGGAACttcagaagagaaaaaaaaacaaaaaacatgttcTGGTAAATTAACTTAGACAAATAAACCAGTTTTCTTCACTTAATTGAGATCAATTAATCTAGCAGTAATACGAGTTTTTTGACCaggaatttaattaaatgatttgaGATCATTGGAAGAAATCTGATTTCATATCATATGTGAGCTTCTGAATTAATCAACAAATATAGGCAAACTTCTCAGGAGGAACAATTATCTATTTACCTTTAAGTCCACCCAAACATACATAATCCATGTAGCAACGAATTAGAAGGGACATTCCTAGAGAGCTCAAGGTGGTAATATAGCATTAGAATAATCATCATAttcctttgtaatttttttcatgtcAAAAGTCAATCTTTTTCTTATcagatcaaaaaaaaaaatcaaaacttgaaCCTAAACATAGTGCAAGGGCAAAATAAGCATGAACTAAGTGAGAAACGAAGTGGGGAACCTCCAAAATGGGAAGTGTGAAATCGACAAGCATGAGGGTGATTGAGTGAAGGGTCGAATTGGGTTTTGCAGTTCTTGCAAGTTTTGAGGTTGATGCTGTTTTTCTGGTTCAAACTTGAGCAACACCGAATAGATGGGTATGTGAACGCGCATGTGTTGTTGGGCTTTGATGAAGTTATGCGTTGTGACTGCAGAGCTAAAAGTAATTTGTTCCCATGAAGAAGAGGATgatgagaaaagaagagagccATGGACCTATCACAACAAAGATAAGAATTGTATTGCTACTTTTCTCTCGTTTTGGTTTGGATTCCCTGAGGCTTGAGCAATGTTTTCACTGTGATAAAATCTAAGTatgtaacaattaaaatttgtattaagTGATTGACCTATTCATTAACTATACCTAAAGAAAATTAATCAAACAACAATATAAACACAATCTATTTAATTGTTAGTTccttgctgataaaaaaatatttatttaaataaatgtaaaactTTCGTTGACCCCTGTTTGAATTAGTTTGGTGAAAATTATCTATGTAAAGGATTGATAAATCAACAAATTTgattataagaaaaagaaaaaatatagctTTCACTTCATTGTGCACTTCAATATCAAAGGTAATTGTTTGGGAATGAATTTTCTTacgcttttttttgtttttttaacacaccctttttatattctgaaaattaatttatggatAGAACAATTGCAAAATCTTATTTCCAAAATACAGAAGTCTGAAGTTTTAGTCAcaactaatttaaataattaaaggaagatttttgtttattaaattaattttattaaatttaaataagattgattataaaaattgatacgtgtggtataaaaaaaatactgaatattttaatatttataataacctATAACACATTttcgaaagaaaaaaatcaaatagttAGGCTCCAAGAGGAACACTTGAGCCCAAATCTAAGCCCACTTTACATTGATGAGCATCAATCAAACAAAAGGGTCACCACCGCATCGAgctaaaacaaaaagaagaggggagcgaagaaaagagaagagaagaagaagatggaggtGAGTTTATCCTCAACATCATGTATACCCTTAAGCTCGAAGTTGAAGCATAAGCATGGCCTTTTCCACTCTCAAATTCCCATTCACACAGCTTCAACCAAAACCAGAAGAACCAAACCTTTGTCCGTTGTTAACGCCTCCAGACAAACCTTGTCTTCCAATTGGCTCGTTTCTCCACACGATTTTTCTGCATCCACCGCTTCCCCATGGCTTCCCAGATTCGAAGAGCTCGACGCCACCAACATGCTTCTCCGTCAAAGAATTATCTTTTTGGGTTCTcaggttctctctctctctctctacatatatataaatattttgggATGGATTTCGTTGTTGTTGTTTCCATATTTTAAGAATACCCTTTGTCTTTCTGGTTATTTTTTAAGGGAAATTTGCAAACTTGTTCATGTGGGCTCATTCTAAAGCACGCTCACAATATCAGAAGAATTAACAaacaggagagagagagagagagagagagagagagagagagagagcaaatAGGAAAATTGACATGATAGTGTGAAATTGCTGAAGAGATAATGTTTGATGCCGttgattttaagatttttttggcTTGTTAATGAGGGTTCATTCTGAACTGTTGGATGCCccaatatatcaaaataaagaagaagataaaaaacACTGTGAAAAGGGAATGAAACTGCAGAGAGAGACAGTATCTGATGTTGTGTTTGTgaattgttttgtttgattaggTGGATGATATGACTGCAGATTTTATCATTAGTCAGCTTTTGTTTTTGGATGCTGAAGACTCCAAGAAGGATATCAAGTTATTTATAAACTCACCTGGTGGTTCTGTAACTGCTGGTATGTTGAAAAGGTTTGGTTCACTGTTTTTACGCAATTATTTTTATCCACCTGACTGACAGATGCACTTGACTCTGAGCTCAATTTGTAATTCGATGTTAACTTTCTTTATCCCATGCACGAGATTTAAGGCTTTAATTCCTCAGTTTAGTGTTTTGCAACTTGTAGTAACATAAACAGACACTTAGCTAAGAGAGTATTGACTGCAACATTCTTATATATCTATagggaaaatataatttagaagCTAGTGAGTTGTTGGTCTGTGTTATATTTATATCCTGCTGTATTTACTGACAAAACAATAAACTATTAATCATACTGATTCTCAAGATAATTAAGATCTGTGATAACTTGAATCTCGTTAGAACATTTAAAAGGTTCTCTTGACAAGAGATTGAATGTATTGAATCTGTGATTTTAGGATAGGAACATGCTATTAGTGAAGTTTGGGGCATTGTTGAGTTTAATGAATCTGAATTATGTCTGTCTTCTGCTAATTGCTCTTTGTTTATCATTTCATGTAGGAATGGGAatttatgatgccatgaagttATGCAAGGCCGATGTGTCAACTGTTTGCCTTGGGCTTGCTGCATCCATGGGTGCATTTATCCTTGCTTCTGGTACAAAAGGCAAGAGGTATTGTATGCCAAATTCAAGAGTTATGATTCATCAACCACTTGGAACGGCTGGTGGAAAAGTAAGAATTTCCTCTTATATCTTTTGGCTTTGATTATTGTCAATTAGAAGTAGGTCTAAAATTTTTTGtggttatttttatttgcaattATATGATCAGGTTGAAGGTTAGTTTTAGATTTCAAGTGTATGTTAGAGAAGTATACAATGTGGAAGGCATACAATTCCTTTTAACTGCAAATACCTTTGTTTACTCAATTCCAACTTGAAATGAGTAAAAGAACCTCTAGTGTAAAGAGTAATCTACTCCAGAAAATATGTTgcttaaatataataaactgATTAGGTGACATTATTTGGTTTGTATTTATGCTAACAGCTAAACTATTCTTTTTTGCATACTCTACCAACTTAATGGGATTTATGTGTTTTACAAGTGATAACACAAACTTCAATAACCAAACATGCTAAGCATGAGGTGGCCGTGTGGTAGATtaaatttctgatttcatcatcACACTATGGTCTTATTTACTTTGGTCTGTGCCTGTTGAGGTTCAAGCTTGTTGGCTGGAACCTGGAAGGAAAGTTTTAAAAGTGTTGATTTGGTTGGAAATTGAAAGGTCAACTTTTGACTGGCATGCCTTTCTTTGTAGATGCATTAGAATGGTGCTAGTTTGATATTCTAAGTAAAATTTTGCAGAAACCAAATCTGGTGAATATTTGAAGTGCAAAAAGTGAGTTTTGATAAATACTGTGACGTGAACTGTGATAATAGAAGCATTTTCCTGGAGTTGTTCTGCCCATCTATTATGAATTCATGATGTCTGCTGTAATTACTATGCAACTACAGTATGCATAATAGGTTCATTGAAATTAGCTTGTGTAATGCTTCTTAACATAAACACTCCATTTTATATTGCTAAAAAGGTAAAACATAATTGCAGGCTACAGAAATGAGCATTCGCATAAGAGAAATGGCATATCACAAGATTAAGATAAACAAGATACTATCACGAATTACAGGGAAACCTGAAGAGCAGGTTAGATATCAGATGGATCCCTTTTATCTAAATATCTAATTAGTTTGTTAACCAATATAATGCATATGTTTTACCCCCATTGCTTTATTTTATCTGCAGATTGAATTGGACACTGATCGTGATAATTTTATGAATCCTTGGGAAGCCAAGGAATATGGTTTAGTTGATGGTGTTATTGATGATGGAAAACCAGGATTGGTTGCACCAATTGGAGATTCATCACCACCACCAAAAACTCGGGTATGGGATCTATGGAAAATTGAAGGAAGCCGGAAAGCCAAGAAAAATTTGCCCTCAGAGCACAAGTTTTTGCAGAATGCATCCAAAGGAAGTGATGGTGATAAGGGCACTGGACAAGAAGGGGAAACACCCGTTGCTGTATAAGTTAGGGGAGAATGATTGTACTGCTTCTATACTCAATAGatctgtttattttaatttgttaatcacCTCATCCTGAAGATAAAAAGGGTTTTTCTCACTTAGACACAGAAGATCATATTCTACGTAGCATCCATACTgtatattaattatcttaaatttctttatatGCTTCAAGTGTTAGATGCAAACTTAATGAATATGTTTACGTGTTTAATTGGCCTGCTTTGGAATGAAACTTCTGATAGTGCTTAGAAAGTAATCTGTTTGTTTGCTTTCCTAGAGGTTTCTAGGTTGGCTAATACATTCCatccacaaaaaaaataaaaataaaaaacagtaaTCTGTTTATTTTGTGCTCATCAGTTTCTAGCACTAGATTGTTTATATTACATTCATTTTGTTGTATTTcttgtaataatattaataaaaaaaactctattgATTCAATGaagtatcttttttttctttctaatttgcCCTTGCAACTCAGAAGAGATTATATAGTTATTATGAATGTTATGTCATAA is a window from the Glycine max cultivar Williams 82 chromosome 2, Glycine_max_v4.0, whole genome shotgun sequence genome containing:
- the LOC100526944 gene encoding uncharacterized protein LOC100526944; the protein is MALFFSHHPLLHGNKLLLALQSQRITSSKPNNTCAFTYPSIRCCSSLNQKNSINLKTCKNCKTQFDPSLNHPHACRFHTSHFGGETKRKFESVYEGGTMNTPDSGKVFQYWHCCGSEDPFDPGCTASPHSSYDD
- the LOC100778609 gene encoding ATP-dependent Clp protease proteolytic subunit 3, chloroplastic codes for the protein MEVSLSSTSCIPLSSKLKHKHGLFHSQIPIHTASTKTRRTKPLSVVNASRQTLSSNWLVSPHDFSASTASPWLPRFEELDATNMLLRQRIIFLGSQVDDMTADFIISQLLFLDAEDSKKDIKLFINSPGGSVTAGMGIYDAMKLCKADVSTVCLGLAASMGAFILASGTKGKRYCMPNSRVMIHQPLGTAGGKATEMSIRIREMAYHKIKINKILSRITGKPEEQIELDTDRDNFMNPWEAKEYGLVDGVIDDGKPGLVAPIGDSSPPPKTRVWDLWKIEGSRKAKKNLPSEHKFLQNASKGSDGDKGTGQEGETPVAV